The DNA sequence TGCCCGAACGCGCCGTGGTCGACGTCGTCGGCGCTGCCGTCGTAGAGGCGCATGACCATGAGTGACCTCGTTTCCCGGGCCTGGCCGGGGCGGTCGTCTCCGCGCTTCGAGCAATGCCCCTCATCGTCCGGGCGTCATGGCTTCAGGCCGTGGTGACGGGGCGTCACCACGGCCTGACCGTTCAGGAGGCGGTTCAGGAGGCGGTGAATTCGGTGGCGTGGTCGGCGGCCCAGGTGGTGAAGGGGCGGGCGGGGTGGCCGGTGAGGTGCTCGACCGCGTCGGTGAGGGGTACGGGCCTGCCGTCGTGGGACTCCCACCAGTTCAGCAGGGCGTCGGCGTACACGGCGGGGATGTGGTCGGCCATCTCCCGCTTCCACTCTTCGCGGGAGGCGCGGTGGACCGGGATCGGGCGGCCGATGGCCGCGGCGAGCTGCTCGATCTGCCCGGCGAAGGTGAGGGAGTCGGGTCCGGTGAGGGTGAACCGGCCGCCGCGGTGCCGGGGATCGGTCACGGCCGCGTACGCGGCTTCGGCGACGTCGTGTTCGTGGATGGCGTCGTTGTGGGCGTGCGGATAGGGCAGGCTGACGGGCCTTCCGGCCTTGATGGGCCAGGCCCAGGCGCCCGCGTTGGAGGCGAAGGAGCCGGGCCGCAGGATCGTGGTGGTCAGCGGCGAGGCCAGCAGGGCCTGTTCGACGTCGAGGTGGGACTTGGCGAGCGGGTCGCCGGCGGCGTCGGGGCCGAGGACGCTGGAGGACGAGAGCAGCACGACGTGGGTGACACCGGCGTGGTGGGCCTCGGCGGCGAAGTCGCCGATGCGGTCGGGGGCGGCGTAGAGGAAGACGGTGGTGACGCCGTCCAGCGCGGCGGGGAAGGTGGCCGGGTCGGTGAGGTCGAGGCGGACCGTCGCGACTCCGTCGGGCGGCGTGAGGTCCTCGGGGCGGGCGGAGCCGACGCGGACGGGCAGCCGGTCGCGGTGGAGCAGGGTGGTCAGACGAGTGGCGACCGCGCCGCGGCCTCCGGTGATCAAGTACATGGTTCCGGTGCTTTCTTCTGGTCGGAAGAGTGGGTCAGTGGTGCTGGGGCTGGGACCTGCGCGGCAGCAGGCGCACCAGGCCGCAGCAGGCGAGCGTGATCGCGGCCACGACGAGGAGGCTGGTGGTCATGGCCTCGGCGGGCCGGTGCGGGGTGTGCAGATAGACGGTGGTGACGGCGGCGGCGCCGAGGGCGTTGGCGAGCTGCTGGACGGCGGTCAGGGAGCCGGAGCCGGAGCCGGCCTCGTCCGGGGTGACGTCACCGAGGGTGATGTCGTAGACGGTGCCGAAGCAGGTGCCCATGCCGAGCCCGATCACGACGGCCGCGAGCACGATGACGGCAGGACCGGTGCCGGTCGCCCAGGTGTGGACGGCGGCCCACAGGCCGAGCGTGCCGGTCAGGGTGGTGACGAGGCCGATCAGGATCAGGGTGCGGCCGAGACGGCCGATGAGCCGGTGGCAGGCGATCGAGGCGACGACGATGCCCGCGGCCACGGGGGCGCTGCCGACCAGGGCGGTGCGCAGCGGCGAGTAGCCGAGGCCGCCCTGGAGGAACAGGGAGACGACGTACAGCAGTCCGGCGACGGCGGCGAAGAAGGCGATGCCCAGGACGAGTCCGGAGACGAAGCCGCGATTGCGGAACAGTGAGGGCTTGATCAGCGGGTTCGTCGCGGTGGTTTGGCGGCGGGCGAAGGCGGCGAAGAACACGGCCGACGCGGCGAGCGCGACCCAGGCGGCCGGGCGCCAGCCGT is a window from the Streptomyces spectabilis genome containing:
- a CDS encoding SDR family oxidoreductase; the encoded protein is MYLITGGRGAVATRLTTLLHRDRLPVRVGSARPEDLTPPDGVATVRLDLTDPATFPAALDGVTTVFLYAAPDRIGDFAAEAHHAGVTHVVLLSSSSVLGPDAAGDPLAKSHLDVEQALLASPLTTTILRPGSFASNAGAWAWPIKAGRPVSLPYPHAHNDAIHEHDVAEAAYAAVTDPRHRGGRFTLTGPDSLTFAGQIEQLAAAIGRPIPVHRASREEWKREMADHIPAVYADALLNWWESHDGRPVPLTDAVEHLTGHPARPFTTWAADHATEFTAS
- a CDS encoding MFS transporter, whose amino-acid sequence is MTTTLATPPAPAGVLPPARRRAVLAVILAAEVLDLIDATVTHLAAPTITASLGGGPSLIQWLGASYALALGVLLVVGGRLGDKYGRRRVFLTGLAGFTVASVACGLATGPAPLVAARLVQGAFGALLIPQGFGILGAVFPRDRIGKAFSAFGPVLGLSAVGGPILAAVLIDTDPLGLGWRAMFLINIVLGGAALFAAHRLLPHDTGDRATVIDTVGSVLLAGAMAALLFGLIDGPAHGWRPAAWVALAASAVFFAAFARRQTTATNPLIKPSLFRNRGFVSGLVLGIAFFAAVAGLLYVVSLFLQGGLGYSPLRTALVGSAPVAAGIVVASIACHRLIGRLGRTLILIGLVTTLTGTLGLWAAVHTWATGTGPAVIVLAAVVIGLGMGTCFGTVYDITLGDVTPDEAGSGSGSLTAVQQLANALGAAAVTTVYLHTPHRPAEAMTTSLLVVAAITLACCGLVRLLPRRSQPQHH